The Plasmodium berghei ANKA genome assembly, chromosome: 12 region TTTATAATACttctaattttatttcctaattcattttgtttttctgCTGCTTCTCTTAGTAAGTCACCAGTAGATAAATGACAATAGCAATGTGACttctttaaatttaatgatTGTGTTCCCTTTAaagtaaaattaaataaaacgTGTTGGGCATGTATGGTAATAGATATTTTTCAtggaaaaaacaaatgtaaagattcatatatacatattcaACCATATCTCactttcatatatattatgatttatatgcatatctatatgaaatataaacatgTTTCTTTTGTctatttcattaatattttacataCTATTAGCAAGTACACTATAATCTTATACAGAAAAATATacgttatttttttctgtatCATACTAATCAGTATtacttatatatactttcatatataattttcgcatgtaattttttcatctatttattatatacttttCCAGATCCAGGAGCACCTATAAATACGTATCGTCCATCAGGTTTACTTAAACAAGCATATCTTCTTTTAAGTTCATTCAGAAGATCAATTGTTGATAACTTATCTAGACTTTCATTCATTATTAACGAAAAtgctataaaaaataaaaaacatttgaatattttccaaattttcaaaaataataaattagaaaataggtgtttatttgtaaataaaCTTATTTCTTGTAACTtttcaataaatataaaaaatatattttaaaggaatatatatattgttatgTCAAGcaaaattttgttttaaatgGATCTTTTCATAACTTATTTTGAtggttttttattttataataaaattacaattttataaacataaGTTAAACGATTATTATccttaatattaattttggataaaacataaaatacattattataaatgtatgcgcaatttaaatattcttttCAGTTCATATAAAGCCAccaatattatcaaaatatatatatattatatacgtaataaaataagaaatataagaaataaaatcaaCGTTAAAATGCTactaaaattaaaaatacatcaaactttttaagaaaaaaaatatataaaaatacaaaaaaataaaatggaaattCAGTACAATCGGAATATAGTTAAGTGAAATCTTCAGTTTTAACTAATAgcgaaaaataaatatcctTTCCCTTTATAATTAAactacataatatatataatttttattgtcaTCATAACCTTATATGTTGTATGCAAAATGTATATAGTTTCATGgccatataataaattcttgttctttaattttatagaaatataattaaaaatatgaaacaaataaaccatgaaaaaaacatgCATAGTTGTATATACGTATAATTCTTCAAAAGTTTTAACTAAAAGAATATTTACccaatatttataataccGTTACATATactaatttaaaaaaaaaattaataaacaGGCCCCATTTTTCTGTGTAAAAGCGacacatttatttttatccataaaaaaaaatatatatgatataaaatgaattaaatgaaaaaataagtgattatatattaatttgcGCGTATAATCtcatacatttttatgaatatactCAGACacttataaaattttcatatttgaAAACATGgtattatatatcattGGACTAGGGTTAGGGGATGAAAAGGATATTAGTGTTAAGGGAAAAGAATTAATAGATCAATCAGATGTAATATACCTAGAATCCTATACatccattttatttatatcaaaagataaattagaagcatattataaaaaaaaaatatacgaAGTTGATCGTAATTTTGCTGAAGAAAATTGTGAACAAATATTAGATGAAgcaattaataaaaaagtatcTTTTTTAGTTGTTGGAGATCCATTATGTGCAACAACACACCATGACATTATTCTACGagcaaagaaaaaaaatatagatgtGCACGTAATACATAATGCATCTATCATGTCAGCTATTGGAGAAAGTGGTATGCAGCTTTATAATTTTGGGCAAACTGTATCCATACCATATTTTGAAGGAGAATACAAACCAACTAgctattataataaaataaaaattaatttagataataattttcatacTTTATGTCTATTGGATATTAAAGTAAAAGAAAGAacaattgaaaatataatgaaaaataaaaatatatatgaaccACCTAAGTTTATGACTGTTAACGAAGCAATTGAACAACTTATATATTGTGAAAGTGTTcataatgaaaatgttaTCACAAAAAATACGTTAGCTATTGCAATTGTTAGAATAGGATCAAATG contains the following coding sequences:
- a CDS encoding diphthine methyl ester synthase, putative produces the protein MVLYIIGLGLGDEKDISVKGKELIDQSDVIYLESYTSILFISKDKLEAYYKKKIYEVDRNFAEENCEQILDEAINKKVSFLVVGDPLCATTHHDIILRAKKKNIDVHVIHNASIMSAIGESGMQLYNFGQTVSIPYFEGEYKPTSYYNKIKINLDNNFHTLCLLDIKVKERTIENIMKNKNIYEPPKFMTVNEAIEQLIYCESVHNENVITKNTLAIAIVRIGSNDQQIVSGNLFTLKTQEYNDPLHSLIICAPNLHDIEKEYFDMYSINETSI